Proteins encoded by one window of uncultured Bacteroides sp.:
- a CDS encoding NUDIX domain-containing protein: protein MNYYSHEKQFYVAVDCIIFGFNQGELSLLLLKRNFEPAMGEWSLMGGFVQEKESVDNAAKRVLNQLTGLEEVYMEQVGIFGDINRDPGERVVSAAYYAMININEYDRELVQKHNAYWININEVPPLIFDHKLMVEKARDVMKQKASNEPIGFNLLPKLFTLTQLQSLYEAIYGEVIDKRNFRKRVAEMDYIEKTDKIDKSGSKRGAYLYKFNNKIYKKDPKFKL from the coding sequence ATGAATTATTATAGTCACGAGAAACAATTCTATGTAGCTGTCGACTGTATCATTTTTGGATTTAACCAAGGAGAATTAAGCCTCCTGTTACTAAAACGTAACTTTGAGCCGGCCATGGGAGAATGGTCACTTATGGGTGGATTTGTCCAGGAAAAAGAGAGCGTTGATAATGCAGCCAAAAGAGTATTGAATCAGCTAACAGGATTGGAAGAAGTGTATATGGAACAAGTCGGAATATTCGGAGATATTAATCGTGATCCGGGAGAACGTGTTGTCTCTGCAGCATATTATGCCATGATCAATATTAACGAATATGACCGCGAACTAGTGCAGAAACATAATGCCTACTGGATAAACATCAATGAAGTGCCGCCACTTATCTTTGACCATAAGTTAATGGTAGAAAAAGCACGGGATGTGATGAAGCAGAAAGCCAGTAACGAACCAATAGGATTCAATCTTCTGCCAAAGTTGTTCACACTCACTCAGCTACAAAGTCTCTATGAAGCAATATATGGAGAAGTCATTGACAAGCGGAATTTCCGCAAACGAGTAGCAGAAATGGACTATATAGAGAAAACCGATAAAATAGATAAATCAGGATCAAAGCGTGGAGCTTACTTATACAAATTCAATAATAAGATTTACAAAAAAGATCCGAAATTTAAGTTATAA
- a CDS encoding L-ribulose-5-phosphate 4-epimerase, with protein MLETLKEKVFRENLELVKHGLVIFTWGNVSAIDRASGLVVIKPSGVSYDDMKAEDMVVVDLDGNVVEGKLKPSSDTPTHVALYKAFSEIGGVVHTHSTYATAWAQAGIDLPNIGTTHADYFHDAIPCTADMTKEEVEGAYELETGNVIIKRFEGINPVHTPGVLVKNHGPFSWGKDAADAVHNAVVMEQVAKMASIAYTVNPALTMNPLLVEKHFNRKHGPGAYYGQK; from the coding sequence ATGTTAGAGACTTTAAAAGAAAAAGTATTCCGTGAGAACCTGGAACTGGTAAAACACGGACTGGTAATCTTCACATGGGGAAACGTTTCGGCTATTGACCGTGCAAGCGGACTTGTAGTTATTAAACCCAGTGGAGTATCTTATGACGATATGAAAGCAGAAGATATGGTTGTGGTTGACCTTGACGGCAATGTGGTTGAAGGCAAACTGAAACCATCATCAGACACTCCTACCCATGTAGCGCTTTATAAAGCTTTTTCAGAAATAGGCGGAGTAGTTCATACACATTCCACTTATGCAACAGCGTGGGCTCAGGCTGGGATTGATTTACCAAACATTGGTACTACCCATGCAGATTATTTCCATGACGCCATTCCCTGTACTGCCGATATGACAAAGGAAGAAGTAGAAGGAGCCTATGAACTGGAAACCGGTAATGTAATTATTAAGAGATTCGAAGGCATAAACCCTGTTCATACTCCGGGCGTACTTGTAAAGAACCACGGACCTTTCTCCTGGGGAAAAGATGCTGCTGATGCAGTACATAACGCTGTAGTGATGGAGCAAGTTGCAAAAATGGCTTCTATTGCTTACACAGTAAATCCGGCACTGACAATGAACCCTTTGCTGGTAGAAAAACATTTCAATCGTAAACACGGTCCCGGAGCTTATTACGGACAAAAGTAA
- the araA gene encoding L-arabinose isomerase has translation MMAFQDFEVWFVTGAQLLYGGDAVIAVDAHSNEIVKGLNQSGNLPVKVVYKGTVNSAAEVTATMRAANNESKCIGIITWMHTFSPAKMWIHGLQELKKPLLHFHTQFNKEIPWNEMDMDFMNLNQSAHGDREFGHMVTRLRKNRKVVVGHWQDPKAHAKIAVWMRVAAAWADAQDMLIIRFGDNMNNVAVTDGDKVEAEMRLGYHVDYYPIGDLVAVQDTVTDAEIAELVKVYESEYTLAPNAKEGGKDRKQVVEAARGELALRKFLKAKGAKGFTTNFDALHGIDQLPGLASQRLMAEGYGFGAEGDWKTAALYRTMWFMGQGLEGGASFLEDYTLNFDGANSAILQAHMLEVCPLIADAKPKLEVHPLGIGGKNDPARLVFTTHEGTGVAATVVDMGNRFRMIVNQVDVIKSKPLPKLPVASALWIPQPSFEVGAHAWILAGGTHHTSFSFALTQEYLEDYAEMAGIEMVVIDKDTTISNFKKELRTNEIYYLLNKALS, from the coding sequence ATTATGGCATTTCAAGATTTCGAAGTATGGTTTGTAACCGGAGCACAGCTCCTTTACGGAGGCGATGCAGTTATCGCTGTTGATGCACACTCTAACGAGATAGTAAAAGGACTTAATCAATCAGGTAATCTTCCTGTAAAAGTTGTATATAAAGGAACTGTAAACTCTGCAGCAGAAGTAACAGCTACTATGAGAGCAGCAAACAATGAAAGCAAATGTATCGGTATCATTACCTGGATGCACACTTTCTCTCCTGCTAAAATGTGGATTCACGGATTGCAGGAATTGAAGAAACCACTTCTTCACTTCCACACACAGTTCAACAAAGAAATTCCATGGAACGAAATGGATATGGACTTCATGAACCTGAACCAGTCAGCTCACGGAGACCGCGAATTTGGTCACATGGTTACTCGTCTTCGCAAAAACCGCAAAGTAGTTGTTGGTCACTGGCAGGATCCTAAAGCTCACGCTAAGATCGCAGTTTGGATGCGTGTAGCTGCTGCATGGGCTGATGCTCAGGATATGCTTATCATCCGTTTCGGTGACAACATGAACAATGTAGCTGTAACCGATGGTGATAAAGTAGAAGCAGAAATGCGTCTTGGTTATCACGTTGATTACTATCCAATTGGCGACCTTGTAGCAGTTCAGGATACAGTAACAGATGCAGAAATTGCTGAATTGGTAAAAGTATACGAAAGCGAATATACATTGGCTCCTAACGCCAAAGAAGGTGGAAAAGACCGCAAACAAGTTGTTGAAGCAGCTCGTGGAGAACTAGCTCTTCGCAAATTCTTAAAAGCAAAAGGTGCTAAAGGATTTACAACAAACTTTGATGCATTACACGGAATAGACCAACTTCCAGGGCTTGCTTCTCAACGTTTGATGGCCGAAGGTTACGGTTTCGGAGCTGAAGGCGACTGGAAAACTGCTGCTTTGTACCGCACAATGTGGTTCATGGGCCAAGGATTAGAAGGTGGTGCTTCCTTCCTTGAAGATTACACATTGAACTTTGACGGAGCAAACAGCGCTATTCTTCAGGCACACATGCTGGAAGTTTGTCCACTTATCGCTGATGCAAAACCAAAATTAGAAGTTCACCCATTAGGTATTGGTGGGAAGAACGATCCTGCTCGTTTGGTATTTACAACTCACGAAGGAACCGGAGTTGCTGCTACAGTAGTAGATATGGGTAACCGTTTCCGCATGATTGTAAACCAGGTAGACGTTATCAAATCTAAACCACTTCCTAAATTGCCAGTTGCTTCTGCACTTTGGATTCCACAACCAAGCTTCGAAGTAGGCGCTCACGCATGGATCCTTGCAGGTGGAACACACCACACAAGCTTCTCTTTCGCATTGACTCAGGAATATCTTGAAGACTATGCTGAAATGGCAGGTATCGAAATGGTTGTTATCGACAAAGACACAACTATCAGCAACTTCAAAAAAGAATTGCGTACAAATGAAATTTATTACCTGTTAAACAAAGCTTTATCTTAA
- a CDS encoding ribulokinase: MEKKYVIGLDYGSDSARAIIVDALTGEELATAVKYYPRWTEGKYCNPANNQYRQHPLDYIEVLEATVKESLAKCPAGTAEQVVGIAFDTTGSTPVFTNEAGTPLSLLPEFAENPNAMFVLWKDHTAVKEAAEINKLCKEWKIDYSAYEGGIYSSEWFWAKALHVLREDEAVRKSAYSIVEHCEWLPAILTGVTKSKDIVRSRCAEGHKAMWHEKWGGLPAEDFLVALDPVLAGLRDRLFTETKTADEVVGHLTEEWAKRLGLTTKVVVAGGAFDCHMGAVGSGVTPRTLVRIIGTSTCDIMVSSYEEMGDKLIKGICGQVDGSVIPGYVGLEAGQSAFGDIYAWFKRVLEFPIKQIVGNSKLIDEATKAKLVDEACSQIIPALTKEAELIPISESTVIATDWMNGRRTPDANQMLKGTITGLTLGSSAPRIFRALVEATAFGSKAIVDRFRSEGVQIDAVIGIGGISLKSPFVMQTLSDVLNMPIKVCKTEQACALGAAMFAATAAGVYGKVEEAQKAMGSGFANEYHPNAENAKAYEAIYEQYIKVGQLTEKELFS; encoded by the coding sequence ATGGAAAAGAAATATGTTATAGGATTAGATTACGGCAGTGATTCTGCTCGTGCCATCATCGTTGATGCACTGACCGGGGAAGAATTAGCTACAGCCGTAAAATACTATCCTCGCTGGACAGAAGGTAAATATTGCAATCCTGCAAACAATCAATATCGTCAGCATCCGCTTGATTATATTGAAGTACTGGAAGCTACTGTTAAGGAATCATTGGCTAAATGTCCTGCAGGTACTGCAGAACAGGTTGTTGGTATTGCTTTCGATACAACCGGTAGTACTCCTGTATTCACAAATGAAGCAGGTACTCCCCTATCTTTACTTCCTGAATTTGCAGAGAACCCAAATGCGATGTTCGTACTTTGGAAAGATCACACAGCAGTAAAAGAAGCTGCTGAGATCAACAAACTTTGTAAAGAATGGAAGATTGACTATTCTGCTTATGAAGGAGGAATTTACTCTTCTGAATGGTTCTGGGCTAAAGCATTGCACGTACTTCGTGAAGATGAAGCTGTTCGTAAGAGCGCTTACTCAATCGTTGAACACTGCGAGTGGCTTCCAGCTATTCTTACAGGTGTAACAAAATCAAAAGATATAGTAAGAAGTCGTTGTGCCGAAGGTCATAAAGCTATGTGGCATGAGAAATGGGGCGGACTTCCCGCTGAAGACTTCCTTGTAGCACTTGATCCTGTTTTAGCTGGTTTGCGTGATCGTCTCTTCACAGAAACTAAAACTGCTGATGAAGTAGTTGGTCACCTTACAGAAGAATGGGCAAAACGCCTTGGCCTTACAACTAAAGTTGTTGTTGCCGGCGGAGCATTCGACTGTCACATGGGAGCTGTAGGATCAGGTGTAACACCTCGCACACTTGTACGTATTATCGGTACTTCAACTTGTGATATCATGGTTTCTTCTTACGAGGAAATGGGTGATAAACTGATCAAGGGTATCTGCGGACAGGTTGACGGTTCAGTAATCCCAGGCTATGTAGGTCTGGAAGCTGGTCAGTCTGCTTTCGGTGACATCTACGCATGGTTCAAACGAGTTCTTGAATTCCCAATCAAACAGATTGTTGGCAACAGCAAACTGATTGACGAAGCAACAAAAGCTAAGTTGGTTGACGAAGCATGTAGCCAGATTATCCCTGCATTAACAAAAGAAGCTGAACTGATTCCTATCAGCGAAAGCACAGTTATTGCAACAGACTGGATGAACGGTCGCCGTACTCCTGATGCTAACCAGATGTTGAAAGGAACAATCACCGGACTTACTTTGGGCAGCTCAGCTCCACGTATCTTCCGCGCATTGGTTGAAGCAACAGCATTTGGTTCTAAAGCCATTGTTGACCGTTTCCGCAGTGAAGGCGTACAAATTGATGCTGTAATTGGTATCGGAGGTATTTCTCTGAAATCACCATTCGTAATGCAAACACTGTCTGACGTTCTTAACATGCCAATCAAAGTATGTAAAACAGAACAAGCTTGTGCATTAGGTGCTGCCATGTTTGCCGCTACCGCTGCCGGTGTTTACGGCAAAGTGGAAGAAGCACAAAAGGCAATGGGCTCAGGATTTGCTAACGAATACCATCCAAATGCTGAAAACGCAAAAGCATACGAAGCTATATATGAACAATATATTAAAGTAGGACAATTGACAGAAAAAGAATTGTTCAGCTAA
- a CDS encoding transketolase, whose amino-acid sequence MNDSKLMNRAADNVRILAASMVEKANSGHPGGAMGGADFVNVLFSEFLEYDPENPRWEGRDRFFLDPGHMSPMLYSILALTGKYTLDELSQFRQWGSPTPGHPEVDVMRGVENTSGPLGQGHTYAVGAAIAAKFLKARFNEVMGQTIYTFISDGGVQEEISQGAGRLAGHLGLDNLIMFYDSNDIQLSTGTNAVTSEDAAKKYEAWNWNVIKINGNDPDEIRKALTAAKAEKERPTIIIGKTIMGKGAVTAEHDSFERKCSTHGQPLSASGASYDETIKNLGGDPKDAFKIFPEVAELYAKRAAELKKIVAAKYAAKAEWAKANPELATKLELFFSGKAPKVDWAGIKQKANDATRGASATVLGALATQVENMICASADLSNSDKTDGFLKKTHAFTKDDFSGSFLQAGVAELTMACVCIGMSLHGGVIPACGTFFVFSDYMKPAVRMAALMEVPVKFIWTHDAFRVGEDGPTHEPVEQEAQIRLMEKLKNHSGHNSMLVLRPADAEETTEAWKLAMENTSTPTGLIFSRQNIVNLPAGTNYTDAAKGAYIVAGADENPDVVLIASGSEVATLVAGAELLRKDGVKLRIVSVPSEGLFRSQSKEYQESIIPTAAKVFGLTAGLPVNLEGLAGANGKVFGLESFGFSASYKVLDEKLGFTAQNVYNQVKAML is encoded by the coding sequence ATGAACGATAGTAAACTAATGAATCGCGCAGCCGATAATGTGCGTATTTTAGCAGCTTCAATGGTAGAAAAAGCAAACTCGGGTCATCCGGGTGGTGCCATGGGAGGTGCAGACTTCGTGAACGTCCTTTTCTCCGAATTTCTTGAATACGATCCCGAAAATCCACGTTGGGAAGGTCGTGATCGCTTTTTTCTTGACCCAGGACACATGTCTCCCATGTTGTATTCTATTTTAGCTCTTACGGGCAAATATACACTGGATGAACTGTCACAGTTCCGTCAATGGGGAAGCCCCACTCCAGGCCATCCTGAAGTAGACGTAATGCGTGGTGTTGAGAATACATCAGGTCCACTCGGACAAGGTCATACTTACGCAGTAGGTGCTGCTATCGCTGCAAAATTCCTCAAAGCCCGTTTCAACGAGGTAATGGGACAAACTATCTATACTTTCATTTCCGACGGAGGTGTTCAGGAAGAAATTTCTCAGGGAGCAGGTCGTTTGGCCGGACACCTTGGACTTGACAACCTGATTATGTTCTATGACTCAAATGACATTCAGCTTTCTACAGGAACCAATGCCGTAACCAGCGAAGACGCTGCTAAGAAATACGAAGCATGGAACTGGAATGTTATTAAAATCAATGGTAATGATCCTGATGAAATTCGTAAGGCTCTTACTGCTGCTAAAGCAGAAAAAGAACGTCCTACAATCATCATTGGTAAAACCATTATGGGTAAAGGCGCCGTTACAGCCGAACACGATAGTTTTGAACGCAAATGCTCTACTCATGGTCAGCCATTGAGTGCCAGCGGTGCTTCTTACGACGAAACAATCAAAAACTTAGGAGGTGATCCTAAAGATGCTTTCAAAATATTCCCTGAAGTTGCAGAGCTTTATGCAAAACGCGCTGCCGAACTGAAAAAGATCGTAGCTGCCAAATATGCTGCTAAAGCAGAATGGGCGAAAGCAAACCCTGAACTAGCTACCAAACTGGAACTATTCTTCTCTGGCAAAGCTCCTAAAGTAGACTGGGCTGGTATCAAGCAAAAAGCAAATGACGCTACACGTGGTGCTTCTGCTACTGTTCTTGGTGCATTGGCTACTCAGGTAGAAAACATGATCTGTGCATCTGCCGACTTATCCAACTCTGATAAGACTGACGGATTCTTAAAGAAAACTCACGCTTTTACCAAAGATGATTTCAGCGGTTCCTTCTTACAAGCAGGTGTAGCTGAATTAACTATGGCATGCGTTTGTATCGGTATGTCACTTCATGGTGGTGTTATCCCGGCATGTGGAACATTCTTTGTATTCTCTGACTACATGAAACCAGCTGTACGTATGGCAGCCTTGATGGAAGTTCCAGTGAAGTTTATCTGGACACATGATGCTTTCCGTGTTGGTGAAGACGGACCTACTCACGAACCAGTAGAACAAGAAGCTCAGATTCGTTTGATGGAGAAACTTAAAAACCACAGCGGACACAATTCAATGTTGGTACTTCGTCCGGCTGATGCTGAAGAAACTACAGAAGCATGGAAACTTGCAATGGAAAATACTTCAACCCCAACAGGATTGATATTCTCTCGTCAGAACATCGTTAATCTTCCTGCAGGAACAAACTACACTGACGCAGCGAAAGGTGCATATATTGTTGCCGGAGCCGATGAAAACCCAGATGTAGTTCTTATCGCTTCAGGATCTGAAGTTGCTACACTTGTTGCCGGAGCAGAATTGCTTCGCAAGGATGGTGTAAAACTTCGCATTGTATCTGTTCCATCTGAAGGACTGTTCCGCAGCCAGAGCAAGGAATATCAGGAATCAATCATCCCAACCGCAGCCAAAGTATTTGGTCTTACAGCAGGTCTTCCAGTAAACCTTGAAGGTTTGGCCGGAGCCAACGGTAAGGTATTTGGTCTGGAATCATTCGGATTCTCTGCTTCTTACAAAGTTCTTGACGAAAAACTTGGTTTCACTGCACAGAACGTGTACAACCAGGTAAAGGCAATGTTATAA
- the rpiB gene encoding ribose 5-phosphate isomerase B gives MKTIGICSDHAGFELKQFVKSWLEAKGWAYKDFGTYTTDSCDYADFAHPLASAVEDGECYPGIAICGSGNGINMTLNKHQGIRAALCWTPEISHLARQHNNANILVMPGRFIDTATADQIMTEFFSTNFEGGRHQNRIEKIPVK, from the coding sequence ATGAAAACTATTGGTATTTGCTCTGATCACGCAGGTTTTGAATTGAAACAGTTCGTTAAGAGCTGGCTTGAAGCCAAAGGTTGGGCATACAAAGACTTTGGAACGTACACAACAGACAGTTGCGACTATGCAGATTTTGCTCATCCGCTGGCATCAGCCGTTGAAGACGGTGAATGTTATCCGGGTATTGCTATCTGCGGTAGCGGAAATGGCATTAACATGACGCTCAACAAGCATCAGGGAATTCGTGCAGCTCTTTGCTGGACTCCAGAGATTTCGCATCTTGCCCGCCAGCACAACAACGCCAATATTCTGGTTATGCCGGGGCGCTTTATCGACACTGCAACTGCCGACCAGATCATGACAGAATTCTTTTCAACTAATTTTGAAGGCGGTCGCCATCAAAATAGAATAGAGAAGATTCCGGTTAAGTAA